The Choristoneura fumiferana chromosome Z, NRCan_CFum_1, whole genome shotgun sequence DNA window CCACATCCTCAACGCATGGTACCTACTGATTTCTTCAAATTTAAGTAGGCATAATCCTACTTCCGAAAGAAAGTTCAATTTGTTACAATCAGTAGCAACAGACAAGGGGCTGGGCCCCGTTAGTGTCGCAGTAAACTACCACGCATCATTACGCACCGAAGAATGATACTGTAATTATGAACCATTCGACACACGCACACAGAGTAATGACGGTTAAAATCAAGATCAGAAGGAGGCTTCCATTTATTAAATGGTTCAGGGTAGCGGTGGAGCATAAAACGCCTACCACCGGTAAACGTTGTATAGGTATATCTACCTACTCTTAAATTGGCACCTTGAAAGCCAAAGTTTGTGCAGAAAAGTTAGGAGCGTTACATACTTATTagaattaataaattacttgatttttattgttttctgtCATATATTTCATTAGATTCGAAACCCGCTTTTTAGGATTTTCGAAATTAGGTATgtactatttatattttattatagaaCAGGACCTGTACCTGGATGACCAAACATTTGCAATCGCGTGATCGTAccaaaacttgaaaaaaaaatcgcgaTTTCTCAGGGTTATCAAGTTAGAGCGATTGTTCGCCCTGAAAACCCCCCAAAGCAGGTTTAATTTAAATCGTTATTTCCGTTTTCCGAGAtcctcgaaataaataaaatatacaaatgcTCTTTTAAATGTGTTAGATAAATAcaagaaataattaatatcataCCATAACGCACGATGTTTTATCGCGGGTTTCGTGTAAAATTAAACATGAAACGAGTAGGTACTCCTCTCATTTGGCAGAATATCATACAAAATATCCAATGTGTATGCTGAACACGCGTGCACATTAATTTATATCACGGCTCGGCAAATCCCGTTCCCAATTTAAATGTAAACAGCTATTAAGTAGGAAGCCCGAATAATTGAAACAAATGCAGGGATTACTTAACAAATTGTCCAATACAAGGGCGATTTATCTAAGTCGCCACGTTATGAAAAACATTTGTTATATGTTTTGTACTAAGTATGCGACTAGTCTTTGATTATTTAATACGTGTATGATTGGTAGGTATAACAATGTCGCATTTTATGGTTTGTAACATTTCATGcaatgtacctactatgttttatgtactagtactagttgaaataaaacataaaataaggtaaaatataattataggcACAGGCACTTAATTATATTATGAAGCAGGTGTATCAAACTCAAAACTCAAactcatttatttgctttgaaacaatacaaaatactgaatATCAATGGGCTTATGCATATTTAACTATACTTCATCACCGCAGACTCcatagtaaaatataatttaaaaacataaccctcctcacatatagtcgggtaaaaaactgATTCTCTATCAGGAAGGAATTACCAATTTGTAAGCAATTCATTACATGCATTGTAAATTATCTAATATTGTGCGTAGGTATGGTTTGTGGTATGGTCGACCAAGTAAATGCTTAAAtgctgacttcaaaaaaggaggaggttatcaattcggttgtattttttttatgtttgttaagcagaattccgtcatttatgaaccactttgaattttttttgcgATCGTCTaagaatgtcttcaattaggtcccataagcaccaaatcaggatctgatgattggatcttaaggaaatcgaaggaactcttcaaatgttgtagggacacctatagtaaattggatatatttagtagtaactcgtgcatttgctcttgaaaattatCATTTCAAGAGGAagtgatgatgaagaccacagttgaccatcggagttactactcaataacaagtatttcacggattgaattttaattactttgacacagttgctaagcaatttatgctcctcgtaatgcatatggtaaaacggccCGGGTGgagaagcaccaggactcctcaataatgaacgtctctgcatcggaaaatgcaatatttcgtaaaaagTGACGAGCTGTTGATATTTAAAcgattgtatcttagattattNNNNNNNNNNNNNNNNNNNNNNNNNNNNNNNNNNNNNNNNNNNNNNNNNNNNNNNNNNNNNNNNNNNNNNNNNNNNNNNNNNNNNNNNNNNNNNNNNNNNCGAGGCTACTTTGCCCCCCAGGGTAACTATATAtgctccagttctgtattttgtttaaatgtcttgcaggtcgaagtTCCGGTACCCGATACACTTCCCAATAAATTGATCTACTTTACATAAGACATATATGAACATAACActacataataatttttaaaataaaacaaagattacgaaatttggagcaaaaatCGGTGCAAAAATTGCCTTGTTTTACAtaatcgcagttctaacctagccTAACGCTTTTGTGGCAGGATTTCGGTTCTGTGAGGGTCACAGCTCTAACCTACCAcagaataacctaacctaacccacttttctggcagGATTTCAGTTccgtgagggtcgcagttctaacctaacctaaaccattTTTTTGCAGCATTTAGGTTTTGTTCACAGTTTTCATGTTTCAAGttcaagtttttgtttttacttcttattttgaatttacttgcATTTATCTATAGATGGATTAAGAATAAACAAaggtatttatttgaaatatatatgtataataccaAATGTTATTGCCTGAAATCGATATGTTGAATAGTGATATATACATAAATTTTAGTAATAAAGGTATTTATGTTGAATGAAATTATGAGTATTTATGATAAATTCGGAGTTCCAATTACTATtgtctataataaaaaaatataatgaacatTAGGATATAAAATTGTATGAGATACATTTTCGATGTTTCAATAATGGAACTTGCAATTGAATggaatttgcaattttatatgaaCTTCGGCGCACCCTTTGTGACCCATTACGTGAAAAAATCCTTTGtaatgtcatacaaaatgacatttCGAACGCTTGTGACGGCATGTAAGTAACGaagatttttaatcggtgaccAGGTAACAATTTTTCTAATTCAGTAATAGATAGCTTTTATCTGTGGCaatttttatttcgataatAACCTTTTGACATTTTTTATCAGCCTAATACCGTTTCTGTCTATTAGCTACGacctcttttaaaaatataagctTCATACCTACTTTTACTTAAATGACTTAAGAGCTgagcttaaggggctgtttcaccatccattgattagtgtgaactgacggttaaatgtgatgccatctctatttgttttgttcgaatagacggagacggcatcacatttaaccgtcagttaacactaatcaatggatggtgaaacagcccctaagtgtaatAATGACGTAAAATTTACGGGGAATTCTCCGTGATACTCATATACTTTCACTTCAATAGTAAATGTAGGATGACCATGTATCCGGTAGTTAATAGTTTTAATAAGATATTACTATTATtcgtaattaattaaacaatgaGCTAATTGTTTCAGACCTCGActgttgaattaaattttagCTGGTAATTTTCAACATGATCATCGATTATAAAAATAATCGTGTATAAAATATTTCAGTACCATATTATAAGTAGAGCATGCAGTACCGGGACCGGTTCCAAAATTTTCATTTCCCGGTTCTGGAACAGGACCGGTACCGGGGATTCCCGGTTCTCCCGGTTCTTTGTGATCAACTgataaattttcacattttagaAATTATTGCGTTATTATAGGaggtatttaagtaggtacccaaaaaaatgttttcctgttttattttattttatcactgtcGGCATAATTGCTACTcctatccatgcaaaattacagtttctaGCACTGGTAgcagcttagccgcggacggacggacagacagatggacatgGTGACACTATAAGGtttatgtttttgccattttggctacggattCCTAGGGAATACTTTAATTGTCATCATCACCTATAAGTAGTTACAAATTGGTGGCCCTGATTTATGGCTTCAGCAGGGCAAAGTCGTTTATCGGTTAGTTCCActagtaaataagtaagttttAATTCATGCATTCTGATTCGTGTATTCGGTTAGGAGCTTTGATCAACTTTTAGAAACAGGTGGGCATGCAAATGGTCATTCACAACTGAGGAATCCTTTCTTTTTAATTACAAGCAATCTAATCTTGATAGAGCCCGCACGCGCGTCCTCAGGCCGCTGTACAATGGCGGCCGCCAGCGCCAGCGCTATCACACGGCGCATCAGCGGATCGCGCGTGAGTGCGCCGCCCGCGCGCTTATCgcggcccgcgcccgccgccgcccgcacCCTCTGCGCTTGATTCATGCGTGTAATTAAATCTTTTGTCAGACTCGCTGTACCCCCACCTCACACTGATCGCTTTGTAAGGCGAATCTTTTATCGATAGCCTTCTTAATTCAACAGGCTAAAGATAAGATATCTTAGAATATCGTTTTCCGTAGAAAAATCTCTTGTCCGTAAGGATTTTCAGTTTGATTAATTTCAcggatttgttacaaattcgcAATGTAGCAGAATTGTTTTGCTATTGTTTTTATACTGTTTGGAGGAGGGACTTTTTGCTTTTATAAcgtaatataggtaggtacgccaACTTTGCATCTAGAGGGATCTTTGCTTAGAAAGCTTCATTATAACAAAATCCGTTAAAATGTAACATTTTGAGAAATGTGACTTATAAGTGGATCAACACTGTATATGATATTTCTTCCTaacttcataataatatgtaaattacACATAATATGATACCTCATAAtcttaaaatccgtccagccgtttaagctgCAGTTGAGAAACGAAAAATagacgtacatacatacaacattaATACATGCATATCCACATaccgaaaaacataaccctctctCGGGCAGTCGGGTAGAAAGCCAGCACGTTTTAACAAAACATAGTATCTGCTAAGCATTTGTTTCCTTGACTCAAAAATAAGAAGAGAAGTAGCATCGcattaaagtaagtaagtaactaaAAGTTAGCAATAGAACAGGAAGGAAGACGGAACACAATGGTGAAGTTTTTCAGTTTGAGCGCGGTCGGCGACGTCGGGGATCGAGGAGTTGGCAGACGTCCGCGGCCGGAAGCCGCCTGCAAAATACGAGAGCTTTGTTTTTGGTCGCCACTTCAACGTCGTGTAGGCACTTTACTCAAGGAAATTAATTGATGCTTTTATAGTTTGAACGGGCGTGCAGGTTTCCACGTCTGATATTCCAGACCTAGCATCTTTGTGCCAtgatacttataatattttaaagtatgtatctatctatataattatatttatccgttgcttagtacttataacacaagctttgctaagcttacttagggactaggtcaattggtgtgaattgtcccgtgatatttattttattattatgataaattGTTTGTAAAATGAGCAGAATTTCAGCCTTCCATACATCTCAGTGCAGACAGAGCCGTAAAAATACGCCGAAATGGTTCGAGAAAAGATGATAAGTATGGCAGTTGCTTTGTGCTCGACTTGCCTGGGGCAAtataccgtgcccccagatttgTGGGCTTtcaagcgatttttttttattaagtaagaaaaataatcAAGAACTATTTTCAGCGTATGATGGCTCTCTTGCTTTAATCAATCAATACACGAAATTGGATACTAACACAAAGAAACTGGCTCTACACCTATAACCTGCAATACATTACATTAAGTCGGAAAGTGGTAGGTACGATCAATAAAAGTCGTTACTTTCATAGCTACGCGTGCAAATAATAATCTATGACGAGTACGTATTTATAAaggtaaacataaaaaaaatagaaccgactacaaaaaccatgaaaaccattattatgttatttaattacttactgaCTTTCATTTCTATTTTGCCTCtttacttctgggacaccccgAAATTTAtgacgagtaggtaggtacgtatttattggtataaataacctaaccaacaaaaagtgggaaaacccccgactttgtcatttcaaagttctatatctcaaaaacggctatacCGATGaggctaaaaaacctgctttcaaataaataaaaaccgcattcaaatcggtccacccgtttaagaactgtgccacagacagacagacagacacacatagcgatcaaacctataacacccctctttttgcgtcggggattaaaaaacaCAAAGCTAGACGCATACCCGGGTCGTACTCGTACTcgttatacttacttatttactgtTGAATGTTGAGTTCGTGCCCTCGTGGAATAAGGAAACGATCGCGTGACGTCTTCATTTATTCAATAAGGTTCCTCTTTCAGTCGGCATCCATAACAACATCAGTTTATTCGCAAAAAAGGGACCTATATATAAGTCAATATCGTGATTATCTAACCGCAGAAGCACCTTTTTGGCGTTTATTGTTGagttcaaattttaaataaaaagcatAGCCTTTTAGTTACgaggtatgtacctactacataTATGGTCCCAATGAAAGACTTCGCCGGCTGCAaggccggcattatgctgagtttcGTGAGTTTGTTTCTGTTTCTTCATTTTTCGGTCTTTGTTGTTATTAGTGTCCGACCGAAACACGTTTTTttgccgaaaccgaaaccgaaccATTTATAAACGTGATTAAAACGTTGAATAAAAACAccgtccaagagcgtgtcggacacgctcaaaataggtttccgtagccataacgaaaaaaataagtaatatttttctaaggatttcgattatgcggaatcttccaagtttaggcatattttatactttacgctgctatttactcttaaactactaataattctcaagtaaacttagccgttatagttttccttaaaagtttgttatacttactacttacCATCCTACCGTGTTCTACGTTTTACTGGGTCTAAATTAAACTACCCTATAAAGTGAAAATCGTCGCTGCCCTGCCAAATTCCACatgagcatttttttttcgtttttcgtaACTAAGTGTTGTTTTATAGTGACACTTTCGCCAGCGCAAGTAGCAAGCGTGGCCCGTAAAACTATGTAAACGATCAAACGAAATGAACGTTAAGTTAAACTATGTAAAGCTCTAATCTACACACAAAGCTCGTGGCCCGCGAAGATTAACACACGCGCTGGCGAAGCGtcactaaaacaaattaaacttaataataaacttaattaTCTGTGATTGTTGATAAgtagtcatttaaaaaaatgttgaacaaAATTTGTGATATTTGAACTGGAAACGGTTTTAACAAAGTCTACATGTATATTGGGCTACTAAGAAAAAAATCGTATGTGCAGAAATGCACATAAAGGATTTGTGTTTCGCCTCCAGTCGCCCGACAATTGAGTTAGCGATGTGACCGTTGTGAAGTATTAAGCAACGTTTCAAAAATCTTTTTAGGGGTCAAAACAATAGCAAAAGTAAGTGTAGGTACAGTGAATTTACTTCACAGTAGTTGTATTTCTTATAAAATCCTTAATTTCTTGAAGAAACATCAGTAAAGGCGAATGTTTCTGAGTAGGTTTTATTGCCAGCCGTGCTGAGCGCATCCGACACGTAAGCTAAACGCCACCCGAAAGTGCGCAGTTTCGCGCGGCCGAGTTCGACAGTTTTttggccgaaaccgaaaccgaaacttcaGTCGGACACTAGTTTTTATACTCTTGTATTTAATCGTAATGTGTCGTAATGTCACGCACGAATaaactaataatatatatttttttttaatcctcaAATTAAGGATCAATAAATCGAAGTAGTTACTAGTAGAtcgttcaacaagggactaaaacaagctaTAAAGACACGaaatgtttagccacccgagctgagcgagggtggctatagttcgagtggcattatagTTGTTTAgactcgcgttaaacactctacttttcactttgaatgcgaggaaaaaaacaatgttttgttcaaaattacaaaattactttttaaaaacgtacgctcgactaatggacaggccatctgttcaaaattcaaataacaaaaataaaattgttgcacgattttttcttttcttgcatatttagccaacagtttcaaaattgaaaactattttaaaattacttggactatgcataataaaatgaattaatccttattttttcatagttgtcattttgaggttatttccacgcccaaAAATCCTCCTTTCAAAAACACCGTGTTGGGTTTCTAACGTAAATATAAGGTACTTTTACATGATAATTAtggataagtaaaatttacttataattttataaatgtgaaagcttgtgaagatgtttgaatgtttagattagatgtttgttactcaattacgcaataaaacggctgaacggatttacatgaaacttggcgtgcAGATAGACATcgatctgcattgagacataCGATACTTGATATCCTGGTTATGTGTTtgtgttcccgtgggataatattgtaagtttaaacaagaatagagggcactgCCCAAGAACGGTGACTTATTATAAtacctcggctctcaagatgacgtgttaacttcgtttgcaatcaatagatggcgttgtgcgagcgaacgtggtttttcaaattgttaccgtataactttttttcaagccaaactcTAAGGACAattatttattgcgttgccatggtaacagaATCGTTTAAGTAAACGGTTGTCGtcgtatttttcaaaaatcgcaCGGGCATAATATACATGAGACGGCATTaggctatttctaatgcgggcgaagctaGTTTAACATATATAGCTTATAGCTAGACGTTATAGGTACCTAGTTGAGGGAAACCGAGGACAAATGTGACATCGTCAATTTATGGGAACTTATTTACTGCTAGCAAGCTCGCAAAGCGCGTGTGCTCCAGACTTAAACTAAAAAACGCGCGCTAATAAGTTctaaaaaatcgacgttgtcactactctcctctgtcacaactctcttCGGTCTCCCCTACGCGGAAATTAAAATGCTGATACTATTTATGAAATGGGTGGTGGTTTATAGCTAAGTCGCATTTGTCCATTTGAACAATGAaggaaaataatttgaaaattaactaCCCGCAAAGTTGTAAATAAGCATGGATGTGACACGTAGATAAAAAGAGCTCGGTGCGGAACGAGCAGCGCGCGCTGAAGGAAGGACTGCCGTCCTGCCGCCCGCCCCCAAACAATACCAGCTCACTGATTTAAAAGACTTTACTAACTTTCCTTCCTTTGTCTCTCATTATTCTCggaacttataaataaaaaccttttGAGCTAGacgcaacaaaaacaaaacatactcGTATGTAGTAACTTGAGTAAGTATGTTGTAGGTGGGGTATACCCAAAGAATTACCTAGCTATACCAACATAagtgaaaaacaatatttgagAAAGCTAAGAAgctgacgctttaaaagcttacatattattatttagccaacagtttcaacattgaaaactattttaaaactaattggactgtgcttaaaatgaattaatccttcatataattgaatagattcatattcgtaatcattaattgtttcacgaaatacggtatttgactattttgtatatgttttataaattaaaactacacaatgcctgttatcgaataaagaaacaatttttaagctaccttaacaaataacaaagttataagggtttgaaattcaagattagacagagaaagacatactggcatgtgacgtcacacgccagtaccgccatacttgctgcagaGAGAAAagcgcttgagaaagagacaggtatatagatttttcaaaaaatcactataaatcaaattttcaaccgatttaagttttctcttcgctaaacactgtctgtatatctatatttcataataatattaagatatgttaaattcaggagttgtcaaataccgtattaaatcgtttattttttatattatttttgcacatttgtcattttgaggttatttctacgccctaaaaatccgccctttttttctcgactaaccctatagtgtggggtatcgttggataggtctttaaaaaccttTGAGGggttgcaaagacgatttttctattcagtgatctttttgcgaaatttattaaagtttaaagtgcaaattttcattaaaatcgagccccccctccctctaaaatctaaactgttggatgaaaaaaaatcagaatggtagtaaatatatcaaatttacaaggaaaagtACCTACCCTAACTTTGACCAAGAGTAGCATCTATGATGGTCTGAGGATATTTTGCGTGTACGCTGAAATCACTAGTCAGGCAGGAGGCAAGCAAGTTCACGTAACGTTTACGTTAGCGAGCTGCTCACTAACTTGGTTCGTCTCGAATGTTATGGAGTCGGAGTGAATTGCTATTCTATTCGAAAAGTGATACGTATTTACTGTATTTCTTAGGAATAGGAGCGTCATGTAACGGAGATCGAGTGGtacaggtagtgccaccagagttgaggtcacgcacacaagaatgGGTTGTcttgtaatgacagcgggattttttgtatgattattcaatgtttgtattatcaacgtaaGGTAATACAAATACTGAAAGTGGAGGtaagcagggggtcgccaaatatttttcaaactaaGGGGGGCCGCGTCCTTTAAGTCTGAAAAACACTGCACTAGAGTACTGACCTGTAAGCAAATCTGGCGAGTAGTTGGGCGCGAGGTCGACGGAGGAGCAGTTCCAGCGGTCGCCTGCGTGGGCGGCTTTGCAGGCGTCGCGCGCGAGCCGCGCGGCCGCCGCCACGTGCGGCATGGCGGCGGGCTGGCGGCGGCACGCGCGCGCCTGCCCGCCCCCCAGCGCGCCTTCGCGACGCGCCTCCGTGCAGTCCTGGCCTGTCCAATTGCCCTCGCTCTCATGCAACGCTCTGCGGCAACCAAATCACTCCTTAGCAaccaatataaataagtaataatgaatattaagtatattaagtaGGAAAGGAAAATAAGACTTGCACCAAATGACAACCTAATTATTATCTTTAGTTAGtttaaaacgaacaaatgtttattaacggattttaaagaaaataaagtctatcacgaataattattattggagtagacacattaaaatatatattaagaagtgttccaTCAGGCCacattataaattttcattaaaattttatggaataatcgagaaaaactaacaaaaatgcaacttaGCCACCACAGCATAGGTAGTTATAAGTAAACGCTTTTAAATGCGATGTAGCTGAATTTACCTACTCTATCGAATACAACTAGTTATCGAAGCGCAATCTACTCgagttgataaaaaataaataccggccaagagcgtgtcggacacgcccaagatagggttccgtagcccttTAGGaaactaaggatttcgtattgtctatggaatcttccaagtttaggtatattttataccttaggctgctatttactcataaactacctactaataattctcaagtaatctTAGCCGTCATAATTTTCCTAGTAaaattgatatatttactaccattcgaATTTTTACCACACAacagttttgattttagaggggggacatGACttttagccgtggtggcatagtggtttgacctatcgcctctcaagcagagggtcgtgggttcgaaccccgactcgcacctcaagtttttcgaaattcatgtgcggaattacatttgaaatttaccacgagctttgcggtgaaggaaaacatcgtgaggaaacctgcacaaacctgcgaaacgattcaatggtgcgtgcgaagttcccaatctgcactgggcccgcgtgggaactatggcccaagtcctcttgttctgagaggaagagaggaggcctgtgcccagtagcgggacgtatatataggctggaatgaatgatgatgaatgatgaatgGGCGCCAGTTACTTCCCCATCCGCTTTCTG harbors:
- the LOC141440988 gene encoding protein Wnt-11b-2-like; the protein is MRCYNVFLILLFMFLPRSTEAIRWLALHESEGNWTGQDCTEARREGALGGGQARACRRQPAAMPHVAAAARLARDACKAAHAGDRWNCSSVDLAPNYSPDLLTAQRVRAAAGAGRDKRAGGALTRDPLMRRVIALALAAAIVQRPEDARAGSIKIRLLVIKKKGFLSCE